In Sorghum bicolor cultivar BTx623 chromosome 10, Sorghum_bicolor_NCBIv3, whole genome shotgun sequence, one genomic interval encodes:
- the LOC8077308 gene encoding pollen receptor-like kinase 3, whose translation MAPSRHRLLLLAVAATIAAALLAAAENKMTDAEALMQLKTSFTNSSSLSSWLITDKEGSKSPCAPGSHHWHGVVCSGGAVTGLRLNGLKLGGTIEVNSLSSFPRLRSISFARNNFSGPLPAFHQVKALKSMFLSDNQFSGSIPDDFFASLSHLKKLWLNGNQLSGSIPASISQATSLLELHLDRNAFTGELPAVPPPALKSLNVSDNDLEGVVPEAFRKFNASRFDGNEYLCFVPTRVKPCKREEQVATTSSSSRAAMVLAALLLSAVVMVVALRLCCCSRARKLDMDGLQVEEKKPPAVKQAQAQSASSAPQKRSSSWLGKRAGSSLGGFGHRRAASAAKVDDLSSRSGGDLVMVNESKGVFGLTDLMKAAAEVIGSGGGGLGSAYKAVMANGVAVVVKRSRDMNRTTKDAFEAEMKRLGAMRHANLLPPLAYHYRKDEKLLVYEYIPKGSLLYVLHGDRGMDYAALDWPTRLRVAVGVARGTAFLHTALAGHEAPHGNLKSSNVLLAPDFEPLLVDFGFSGLISHMQSPSSLFAYRAPECVAGHPVSAMADVYCLGVVLLELLTGKFPSQYLQNAKGGTDLVMWATSAMADGYERDLFDPALMAAWKFALPDMTRLMQVAVDCVQTDLEKRPEMKEALARVEEVAATALARVRERPPQAESGGEGQGSAPPSADSASRSSHTSYVREGSMQRITSVGERSLRRGSNDPSYGYGIS comes from the coding sequence ATGGCCCCGTCtcgccaccgcctcctcctcctcgccgtcgccgccaccATTGCCGCAGCGCTCCTAGCTGCCGCGGAGAACAAAATGACCGACGCGGAGGCGCTGATGCAGCTCAAAACGTCCTTCACCAACTCCTCGTCGCTCTCGTCGTGGCTCATCACCGACAAGGAAGGCAGCAAGTCCCCCTGCGCGCCGGGCTCCCACCACTGGCATGGCGTGGTGTGCTCCGGCGGAGCCGTCACCGGCCTCCGCCTCAACGGCCTCAAGCTCGGCGGCACCATCGAGGTCAACTCGCTCTCCAGCTTCCCGCGCCTCAGGTCCATCTCCTTCGCCAGGAACAACTTCTCCGGCCCACTCCCCGCCTTCCACCAGGTCAAGGCGCTCAAGTCCATGTTCCTCTCCGACAACCAGTTCTCCGGCAGCATCCCCGACGACTTCTTCGCCAGCCTCAGCCACCTCAAGAAGCTCTGGCTCAACGGCAACCAGCTCTCCGGCTCCATCCCAGCTTCCATCTCACAGGCCACGTCCCTCCTCGAGCTCCACCTCGATCGCAACGCCTTCACCGGGGAGCTCCCCGccgtgccgccgccggcgctcaAGTCGCTCAACGTATCTGACAATGACCTCGAGGGCGTCGTCCCGGAGGCGTTCCGGAAGTTCAACGCCAGCAGGTTCGACGGCAACGAGTACCTCTGCTTCGTGCCGACCCGCGTGAAGCCGTGCAAGCGCGAGGAGCAGGTCGCGACCACCAGCTCGTCCAGCCGGGCTGCCATGGTGCTCGCCGCGCTGCTTCTCTCGGCCGTCGTCATGGTCGTCGCCCTGCGCTTGTGCTGCTGCAGCCGTGCCCGCAAGCTCGACATGGACGGCCTCCAAGTCGAGGAGAAGAAGCCGCCCGCCGTCAAGCAGGCGCAGGCGCAGTCGGCGTCGTCGGCACCGCAGAAGCGGAGCTCCTCGTGGCTCGGGAAGAGGGCAGGGTCGTCGCTTGGCGGGTTTGGACACCGGCGTGCCGCCTCTGCCGCCAAGGTGGACGATCTGAGCAGCAGGTCCGGCGGGGATCTGGTGATGGTGAACGAAAGCAAGGGCGTGTTCGGGCTCACCGACCTGATGAAGGCGGCCGCCGAGGTGAtcgggagcggcggcggcgggctcgGGTCGGCGTACAAGGCGGTGATGGCCAACGGCGTGGCCGTGGTGGTGAAGCGCTCCCGCGACATGAACCGCACGACCAAGGACGCGTTCGAAgccgagatgaagcggctgggCGCGATGCGCCACGCCAACCTGCTGCCGCCGCTGGCGTACCACTACCGCAAGGACGAGAAGCTGCTGGTGTACGAGTACATCCCCAAGGGCAGCCTGCTGTACGTCCTCCACGGCGACCGGGGCATGGACTACGCGGCGCTGGACTGGCCGACGAGGCTCAGGGTGGCCGTCGGCGTCGCGCGCGGCACGGCGTTCCTCCACACGGCGCTCGCCGGCCACGAGGCGCCCCACGGCAACCTCAAGTCGTCCAACGTCCTCCTCGCGCCGGACTTCGAGCCGCTCCTCGTCGACTTCGGCTTCTCGGGCCTCATCAGCCACATGCAGTCCCCGAGCTCCCTGTTCGCGTACCGCGCCCCCGAGTGCGTCGCCGGCCACCCCGTGAGCGCAATGGCCGACGTCTACTGCCTCGGCGTCGTCCTCCTCGAGCTCCTCACCGGCAAGTTCCCGTCGCAGTACCTCCAGAACGCCAAGGGCGGCACGGACCTCGTCATGTGGGCGACGTCGGCGATGGCCGACGGCTACGAGCGGGACCTGTTCGACCCGGCACTCATGGCGGCGTGGAAGTTCGCGCTGCCGGACATGACGCGCCTCATGCAGGTGGCGGTGGACTGCGTCCAGACGGACCTGGAGAAGCGGCCGGAGATGAAGGAGGCCTTGGCGAGGGTGGAGGAGGTGGCGGCGACGGCTTTAGCCAGGGTGAGGGAGAGGCCGCCGCAAGCTGAGAGCGGCGGCGAGGGCCAGGGGAGTGCGCCGCCGTCGGCAGACTCGGCTAGCAGAAGCTCGCACACCTCGTACGTGCGAGAAGGGTCGATGCAGCGGATCACAAGCGTCGGCGAGCGGTCCTTGCGGCGAGGAAGCAACGACCCCTCGTACGGGTACGGCATCTCGTGA
- the LOC8065458 gene encoding uncharacterized protein LOC8065458, which yields MSPSAIFVFLLVSALHMLECILDLVKRRGSISDEQLKLRVQITELLKEASALSTPSTFAQAAKLKRLAAAKEKELAKMQELNIKGKQSLYEQYGKALLATKVLIYVVFILWFWSTPVTTVPKHLLQPFGWMFSWRGVDASTGRVVVGILPWLFLTSHVSKLLSEKLAPIFLHP from the exons ATGTCCCCTTCTGCCATCTTCGTCTTCCTCCTCGTCTCTGCGCTGCATATGCTGGAGTGCATCCTCGATCTCGTGAAGAGG AGGGGATCCATTTCTGATGAACAGCTCAAACTGCGTGTACAGATCACGGAACTTCTCAAGGAGGCTAGTGCTTTGTCAAC GCCCTCAACGTTTGCGCAAGCCGCAAAACTGAAGCGGTTGGCTGCTGCTAAAGAGAAGGAGTTGgcaaaga TGCAAGAGCTGAACATTAAAGGGAAGCAGTCTTTATATGAACAGTATGGAAAAGCTCTGCTGGCCACTAAG GTTCTAATCTATGTTGTGTTCATTCTGTGGTTTTGGAGTACTCCAGTAACTACTGTTCCTAAGCACCTTCTCCAGCCCTTCG GATGGATGTTTTCCTGGAGAGGTGTAGATGCTTCTACAGGCCGTGTTGTG GTTGGAATTCTCCCATGGCTATTTTTGACCTCTCATGTCAGCAAGCTACTGAGCGAGAAACTTGCGCCCATATTTCTGCATCCTTAG
- the LOC8077307 gene encoding uncharacterized protein LOC8077307, which produces MALSTAEEKTAAEIVAALDLQRHPDGGFYLETFRDPSIALPTSGLPPRYKVDRAVSSAIYFLLPAGEIARLHRIPCAETWHYYLGEPLTVFEVHDDGQIKTTVVGPDLRQGQRPQYTVPPNIWFGAFLTCDIESFTEDGSVFVKTPGRDPELHYSFVGVTCAPAFQFEDNELATREDIKALAPKAEAFINYLVPS; this is translated from the exons ATGGCGCTCTCGACCGCGGAGGAGAAGACGGCGGCGGAGATCGTCGCCGCTCTGGATCTGCAGCGCCACCCCGATGGCGGGTTCTACCTGGAGACCTTCCGTGACCCCTCAATCGCACTCCCCACGTCCGGTCTCCCACCCCGCT ATAAGGTTGACCGTGCCGTGAGTAGTGCCATCTATTTCCTACTGCCTGCTGGGGAGATCGCTAGGTTGCACCGTATCCCTTGTGCTGAAACCTGGCATTACTACCTAGGAGAACCTCTCACG GTATTTGAGGTGCATGATGATGGACAAATCAAGACGACTGTCGTTGGTCCTGACCTGCGGCAGGGCCAGAGACCACAGTACACAGTTCCTCCAAACATATGGTTTGGGGCCTTCTTGACCTGCGACATTGAATCCTTTACTGAAGATGGAAGTGTATTTGTCAAGACTCCCGGAAGAGACCCTGAACTGCATTATTCGTTTGTTGGTGTAACCTGCGCCCCAGCGTTCCAGTTTGAGGACAATGAACTTGCAACACGTGAGGACATTAAAGCTTTGGCTCCTAAGGCAGAAGCTTTCATCAATTACCTCGTGCCATCTTAG